One Coffea arabica cultivar ET-39 chromosome 5e, Coffea Arabica ET-39 HiFi, whole genome shotgun sequence DNA segment encodes these proteins:
- the LOC113688378 gene encoding acidic endochitinase-like, translating to MRSFTIVSFDTEDLDIPHLALKESLLMLNSNYSSNLEMPFAPLSLNDEWWHTLAPRSSKGQGVGFYWASPKDGNLTERCLDGTYEYVAIACLNFKGNQTSIPPYCTSLGPDIDICKGLGIKLFLSLGGRPLLSPDDAPIVAAYICDEFLNDGSGPGPLGATVNGTDFHFRSGSNNSLDVLAQALRDNCALDKKVYLSAAPLCRIPDYYLDAAINTGVFDYVWVQFFGDPSCEYSPGNPFNLIVSWLKWYYYLRNYNTTLFLGLTGDSAAEGYIPCDPQLLEVLFFVVWFPKFGGIMVLEGKYECLFSSEKIRPYFNSDVLAYGKKSMNKFPAI from the exons ATGCGGAGCTTTACAATTGTGTCATTCGACACTGAGGACTTAGATATTCCTCATCTTGCACTAAA AGAGTCTCTGCTGATGCTGAATAGTAACTATTCTTCAAACTTA GAAATGCCTTTTGCTCCCTTGTCGCTGAATGATGAATGGTGGCACACCTTGGCTCCCAG GTCCTCAAAAGGCCAAGGAGTTGGGTTCTACTGGGCAAGTCCTAAGGATGGAAACCTGACTGAGAGATGCCTCGATGGTACCTATGAATACGTGGCTATCGCCTGCCTAAATTTCAAGGGTAACCAAACGAGCATCCCGCCTTACTGCACCTCCCTAGGTCCTGACATAGATATCTGCAAGGGCCTAGGCATCAAACTATTTCTTTCCCTTGGTGGGAGGCCTTTACTTTCCCCTGATGATGCTCCGATTGTTGCAGCTTATATCTGTGACGAATTTTTGAATGATGGTTCAGGCCCTGGTCCTCTCGGTGCTACTGTAAATGGAACAGACTTCCATTTCCGAAGCGGATCAAACAATAGTCTGGATGTTCTCGCCCAGGCACTCCGAGATAATTGCGCACTTGACAAAAAGGTGTACTTATCTGCAGCACCACTTTGTCGAATTCCTGACTATTATCTTGACGCTGCTATCAACACTGGCGTCTTTGACTACGTGTGGGTGCAATTTTTCGGTGATCCTTCATGTGAATATAGTCCAGGCAATCCCTTTAACCTCATCGTAAGCTGGCTTAAATGGTATTATTATCTACGCAACTATAATACTACATTATTCCTGGGATTAACTGGAGATTCTGCCGCCGAGGGTTACATCCCATGTGACCCGCAACTTCTGGAGGTTCTTTTCTTTGTGGTGTGGTTCCCCAAATTTGGAGGGATCATGGTGCTTGAGGGCAAATACGAATGCCTTTTTTCCAGTGAAAAAATCAGGCCTTATTTTAACTCTGATGTTCTGGCTTATGGTAAAAAGTCCATGAATAAGTTCCCAGCCATCTAA